From Woronichinia naegeliana WA131, the proteins below share one genomic window:
- a CDS encoding IS110 family transposase, translated as MSEKEAILGIDISKEKFSAALLKGEKKSQVKEFANNLEGFEQLKKWLEQNQLERVHACLEATSTHGHSVATYLHSLGHIVSIVNPARIKGFAQSRLSRTKNDQADATTIARFCAALKPQAWTPPSPEMAQLQSYSRRLRALEQMATQEKNRLKTTVDESLIEDIEAHLVFLETQIDNVKKRQKELLNEYSSLKSQADLLTSIVGIGEPTAMTILAEIGDINQFSSARQLAAFAGLTPQEHQSGTSVKGKTRLCKIGNPHLRRAC; from the coding sequence ATGAGCGAAAAAGAAGCCATTCTCGGCATAGATATTAGTAAAGAAAAATTCTCAGCCGCCTTACTCAAAGGAGAGAAAAAAAGTCAGGTTAAAGAATTTGCCAATAACCTTGAAGGGTTCGAGCAACTCAAAAAATGGTTGGAGCAAAACCAACTGGAAAGAGTTCATGCTTGTTTAGAGGCAACTAGTACGCACGGCCATTCAGTAGCAACTTATTTACACAGTTTAGGTCACATTGTCAGTATTGTTAATCCTGCCCGAATTAAGGGATTTGCTCAAAGTCGCTTGAGTCGAACAAAAAATGATCAAGCAGATGCCACAACGATTGCACGATTCTGTGCAGCCCTTAAACCACAAGCTTGGACACCTCCAAGTCCAGAAATGGCACAATTACAGTCTTATAGCCGTCGATTAAGAGCGTTAGAGCAGATGGCAACTCAAGAAAAAAATCGTTTAAAAACAACAGTTGATGAGAGTCTCATAGAAGATATTGAAGCTCATCTTGTGTTTTTAGAAACTCAAATTGACAATGTAAAAAAGCGACAAAAAGAATTGTTGAACGAATATAGTTCCCTAAAAAGTCAAGCAGATTTATTGACTTCGATTGTAGGAATTGGTGAGCCGACAGCAATGACCATTCTGGCAGAAATTGGCGATATTAATCAGTTTTCTTCTGCTCGTCAATTAGCGGCATTTGCGGGTTTAACCCCTCAAGAGCATCAATCGGGAACCTCTGTTAAAGGGAAAACTCGGTTGTGTAAAATTGGTAATCCTCATTTACGTAGGGCTTGCTGA
- a CDS encoding DUF2442 domain-containing protein yields the protein MISTTVNPMMTIEPAAIRAWAEERMIYVELSDGRIIGFPGDRFRILKQATNEQLAAVKVEVNGYALRWEELDEDITVPGIIAGHFQLPPF from the coding sequence GTGATTTCCACAACCGTTAATCCTATGATGACCATTGAGCCTGCCGCCATTCGAGCTTGGGCAGAAGAACGCATGATATACGTTGAACTCAGTGATGGACGTATTATCGGTTTTCCTGGCGATCGCTTCCGCATCTTGAAACAAGCAACGAATGAGCAATTGGCGGCGGTTAAGGTTGAAGTAAACGGCTATGCTCTACGGTGGGAAGAGTTAGATGAGGATATTACAGTTCCTGGGATTATCGCTGGTCATTTTCAGTTACCACCTTTCTAA
- a CDS encoding DUF4160 domain-containing protein: MPTVIRIGHFRFHFYSDEGSELPHIHVRSPDGECKFWLEPMIILASNRGIPSHELRELERLVYKNQDLLRSAYRDFHNR; the protein is encoded by the coding sequence ATGCCAACGGTAATTAGAATTGGACACTTTCGGTTTCACTTCTATTCTGATGAAGGTTCCGAACTGCCACATATTCATGTTCGTTCTCCTGATGGCGAATGTAAATTTTGGCTTGAACCGATGATCATTTTAGCTTCCAATCGTGGTATTCCTTCCCATGAGCTACGTGAACTAGAGAGGCTAGTTTATAAAAATCAAGACCTTTTAAGGAGTGCTTATCGTGATTTCCACAACCGTTAA
- the pstB gene encoding phosphate ABC transporter ATP-binding protein PstB gives MTTHLNTDNSVFDAEGVKVYYNGFLALVDVYIKIPSQQIIAFIGPSGCGKSTLLRCFNRMNDLIPGAKVEGKLIYRDKNIYDPKINSVKLRRQVGMVFQRPNPFPKSIYENIAYAPRTNGYQGDLNELVESSLRQAAIWNEVKDKLKDKGTTLSGGQQQRLCIARAIAMKPDVLLMDEPCSALDPISTRQVEELCLQLKEQYTIITVTHNMQQATRIADWTAFFNTESDAQGKRRGKLVEFGQTEQIFNNPQTQEAGEYISGRFG, from the coding sequence ATGACCACCCATCTTAATACCGACAATAGTGTTTTTGATGCCGAAGGCGTTAAGGTCTATTACAACGGTTTTCTAGCTTTAGTTGATGTTTATATTAAAATTCCCAGCCAACAAATTATTGCCTTTATTGGCCCTTCTGGTTGCGGAAAAAGTACCCTCTTGCGTTGCTTTAATCGTATGAATGATTTAATTCCAGGAGCAAAAGTAGAAGGTAAATTAATTTACCGCGATAAAAATATCTATGATCCCAAAATTAATTCGGTTAAATTGCGGCGACAAGTGGGCATGGTTTTCCAACGCCCCAATCCTTTCCCCAAATCTATCTATGAAAATATTGCCTACGCACCTAGAACTAATGGCTATCAAGGCGATTTGAATGAATTAGTCGAATCTTCTCTCCGTCAGGCAGCGATTTGGAATGAAGTTAAAGACAAGCTAAAAGACAAAGGCACGACTTTATCAGGAGGACAACAACAACGGCTCTGCATTGCCCGCGCGATCGCGATGAAACCCGATGTTTTATTAATGGATGAACCCTGCTCTGCCCTTGATCCAATTTCTACCCGACAAGTGGAAGAACTGTGCTTACAACTAAAAGAGCAATACACCATTATTACTGTGACTCACAATATGCAACAGGCAACCAGAATTGCCGATTGGACAGCTTTTTTTAATACGGAGAGTGATGCTCAGGGTAAACGACGGGGAAAATTAGTAGAATTTGGCCAGACGGAGCAAATTTTTAATAATCCCCAAACCCAGGAAGCAGGAGAGTATATTAGCGGGCGTTTCGGCTAA
- the pstA gene encoding phosphate ABC transporter permease PstA: MVKSSTTNNNTAIFDDQLQRRERIGKIFEYVFLIGLLLGLFVLALLILNILHDGLGRLLTPGFLTETPSRFPDRGGIRPAIIGSLYLGLIVIVVAVPIGVGAALYLEEYAPKAWWTALIEINIGNLAGVPSIVYGLLGLGVFNYLLGFGSTLISGALTLALLSLPVIIVTAREAIRAVPDSLRQASYGLGSTKWQTIQHHILPYAIPGILTGVIISVSRAIGDAASLVVVGAVSFLTFNPGLFQRFMALPIQIFSYVSRPEPGFANAAAAAIIVLILLILFLNAIAIVIRQRYSTVH; this comes from the coding sequence ATGGTTAAATCTTCGACCACAAATAATAATACGGCTATTTTTGATGACCAACTACAACGGCGAGAAAGGATCGGAAAAATCTTTGAGTATGTTTTCTTAATTGGATTACTCCTTGGTTTATTTGTTCTTGCTTTGTTAATACTCAATATTCTCCATGATGGTTTGGGGCGATTGCTCACCCCAGGTTTTCTCACGGAAACGCCTTCTCGTTTTCCCGATCGCGGAGGGATTCGGCCAGCGATTATCGGCAGTCTCTATCTAGGACTAATTGTAATTGTGGTAGCGGTTCCGATTGGTGTGGGAGCGGCTTTGTACCTGGAAGAATATGCCCCTAAAGCCTGGTGGACAGCTCTGATTGAGATCAATATCGGCAACCTCGCGGGAGTTCCATCCATTGTCTATGGGTTGCTCGGCCTGGGGGTTTTCAACTATTTGTTGGGTTTTGGATCGACTTTAATTTCAGGGGCTTTAACCTTGGCATTACTGTCTTTACCCGTCATTATCGTGACCGCCAGGGAAGCAATTCGAGCCGTTCCCGATTCTCTCAGACAGGCTTCCTATGGGCTGGGAAGCACGAAATGGCAAACGATACAGCATCATATCCTGCCCTATGCCATCCCAGGTATTTTAACAGGGGTGATTATTTCCGTTTCCCGTGCCATTGGGGATGCAGCTTCCCTAGTGGTAGTGGGCGCAGTGAGTTTTCTTACCTTTAATCCAGGTTTGTTCCAACGTTTTATGGCTCTGCCAATTCAAATTTTTAGTTATGTTTCTCGTCCCGAACCTGGTTTTGCTAATGCGGCGGCAGCAGCCATTATTGTTTTAATTCTCTTAATTTTATTTCTGAATGCGATCGCCATTGTGATCCGTCAACGCTATTCTACTGTTCATTAA
- a CDS encoding ABC transporter permease subunit, with product MASILRPAVEILAGIPTVVYGYFALIFLTPTLRNILPVEVFNALSAGLMMGIMITPTVGSISLDAINSVPRSLREGSYALGITKLETIFKVVLPAALSGIMASIILGVSRAVGETMTVLIAAGAQPRLTFNPLESIATMTAFMAQVSGGDAPRGSFNFKSMYAVGAVLFVITLILNIGSYWISNRFKEKYD from the coding sequence TTGGCTTCGATTCTTCGTCCAGCCGTGGAAATATTGGCAGGTATTCCAACGGTGGTTTATGGTTACTTCGCTTTAATTTTTCTCACCCCTACCTTACGCAATATTCTACCCGTAGAGGTTTTTAATGCCCTTAGTGCAGGATTAATGATGGGGATTATGATCACTCCCACTGTCGGTTCGATTAGCTTAGATGCGATTAATTCTGTCCCCCGTTCTCTGAGGGAAGGTTCCTATGCCCTGGGGATTACCAAACTAGAAACAATTTTTAAGGTAGTTTTACCTGCTGCTTTATCAGGCATTATGGCTTCCATTATTTTAGGGGTTTCCCGTGCGGTGGGGGAAACTATGACGGTGCTAATTGCGGCAGGGGCGCAACCCCGCTTAACTTTCAATCCTCTGGAGTCGATCGCCACTATGACCGCTTTTATGGCTCAGGTTTCGGGGGGAGATGCCCCCAGGGGAAGTTTCAATTTTAAATCCATGTATGCAGTCGGGGCGGTGCTTTTTGTGATTACCCTAATTCTGAATATTGGCAGTTACTGGATTTCTAATCGCTTTAAGGAAAAATACGATTAA
- a CDS encoding substrate-binding domain-containing protein, which yields MKLSRLFYLIPLLLTTGLMTGCGKSEGGDQQVSVDGGAVGFALALAVAEEYQKVNPNAKVGVAASGTGGGFARLCNGSIDIAVASRVIRSSESKACKQGGIEYVELPMGATFS from the coding sequence ATGAAACTATCCCGTCTTTTTTATCTTATTCCTCTCTTGCTGACCACTGGACTGATGACGGGTTGTGGCAAGTCAGAAGGTGGGGATCAGCAGGTGAGTGTGGATGGAGGGGCTGTGGGCTTTGCCTTGGCTCTTGCGGTTGCCGAAGAATACCAAAAAGTCAATCCCAATGCCAAAGTCGGGGTAGCTGCTAGTGGTACGGGGGGTGGATTTGCTCGGCTCTGCAATGGCAGTATTGATATCGCGGTGGCTTCCCGCGTCATCAGAAGCTCGGAATCCAAGGCCTGTAAGCAAGGGGGGATTGAATATGTGGAGTTGCCGATGGGTGCGACCTTTAGTTGA
- a CDS encoding sulfate ABC transporter substrate-binding protein, producing the protein MNKQPIVTIVLSFILNLIQAAINLSSRLLKIFQSGRQEFKIYGGLFLCGLLLTLTLAACDGEGYGGDVKLNLVSFSVTEAVYKEIIPKFVEQWKKEHNQNVTIETSYGGSVAQADDVIAGKQEADVVHLALPLDVIRLAEAGLVNEDWQIRFPRRGIVSQSVATIVTRKDNPKNIKTWADLASDDIKLVSADPQTSGIAIWQFLGLWGSVTQTGGEPEQAQQFVTKVYQNSPNLVQDARTASDLFFKQGQGDVLVTYENEVFLAEKNQPNTSYFIPPVNISIDNPVAIVEKNVDKHRNRKVAEAFVDFLYSQEAQDEFTTFGYRSVNPFVAVATESKFPPIETLFNAQDLGGWSLIEKEFFAKGAIFDKIRANSPA; encoded by the coding sequence GTGAATAAACAACCCATTGTGACAATTGTTCTCAGTTTTATACTGAATTTAATTCAAGCTGCGATTAATTTGAGTTCCCGTTTGCTGAAAATATTCCAATCAGGGCGACAAGAATTTAAAATTTATGGCGGTCTTTTTCTCTGTGGATTGTTGTTGACTCTGACCCTAGCTGCCTGTGATGGCGAGGGTTACGGGGGAGATGTCAAACTTAACCTAGTCTCTTTTTCCGTAACCGAAGCGGTTTATAAGGAAATCATCCCAAAATTTGTTGAACAGTGGAAAAAAGAACACAACCAAAACGTCACAATTGAAACCAGCTATGGCGGTTCTGTCGCCCAAGCCGATGATGTTATTGCCGGCAAACAAGAAGCAGATGTTGTCCATCTTGCTCTGCCGTTGGATGTGATCAGACTGGCAGAAGCGGGCTTGGTGAACGAAGATTGGCAAATCAGGTTTCCCCGACGAGGCATCGTAAGTCAGTCGGTAGCGACGATTGTGACCCGTAAAGATAACCCCAAAAATATTAAAACTTGGGCAGATTTAGCTAGCGACGATATAAAGCTTGTTTCAGCCGATCCTCAAACCTCTGGAATCGCTATCTGGCAGTTTTTAGGGCTGTGGGGTTCTGTCACTCAAACTGGTGGTGAACCAGAGCAAGCCCAGCAATTTGTCACCAAAGTCTATCAGAATAGCCCCAACCTCGTTCAAGATGCGCGGACTGCCAGCGACCTTTTCTTCAAACAGGGTCAGGGCGATGTCCTAGTCACCTACGAAAACGAGGTATTTTTAGCCGAGAAAAACCAACCGAATACCAGTTACTTTATTCCGCCCGTTAATATTTCTATTGATAATCCTGTGGCGATCGTTGAAAAAAATGTGGATAAGCATCGCAATCGCAAAGTGGCAGAAGCCTTTGTAGATTTCCTCTATTCCCAGGAAGCTCAGGATGAATTTACTACGTTCGGCTACCGTTCGGTTAATCCCTTTGTTGCTGTTGCGACTGAGTCGAAATTCCCACCGATTGAAACCCTGTTTAATGCTCAAGATTTGGGCGGTTGGTCTTTGATTGAAAAAGAGTTTTTTGCCAAGGGAGCTATTTTTGACAAAATCAGGGCAAATTCCCCTGCCTAA
- a CDS encoding aliphatic sulfonate ABC transporter substrate-binding protein yields MFPLCHFSSHVNTFLFLHQLKVTPNGNPIQSIYVFSKPEWAALVVKKGSPIKSVKDLKGKKIAATKGTDPYIFLLRALDKCGLSPKEVEIVLLQHADGRAALEKGDVDAWAGLDPHMAKTEVENGSRLFFREPNFNSYGVLNVREEFSQKYPNTVKKVLIAYEKARKWSVQNKAQLQDVLEKESKLSPAVAAKQLERTNLKDSRIGDAQKKVIIASGNVLKRSGVIPNSVDVPKTTNSLINPQYRNSI; encoded by the coding sequence TTGTTTCCTCTTTGTCACTTTTCATCCCATGTTAACACTTTTCTTTTCCTTCATCAACTAAAGGTCACACCCAATGGCAATCCTATCCAGTCTATCTATGTTTTTTCTAAACCTGAATGGGCGGCTTTAGTGGTTAAAAAAGGTTCGCCCATTAAATCGGTTAAAGACCTCAAAGGCAAAAAAATTGCCGCCACCAAGGGAACTGATCCCTATATTTTTCTGCTCAGAGCTTTGGATAAATGTGGCTTAAGTCCTAAAGAGGTGGAAATTGTTTTGTTGCAACACGCAGACGGTCGAGCGGCTCTCGAAAAAGGTGATGTGGATGCCTGGGCGGGACTTGATCCTCACATGGCAAAAACCGAAGTAGAAAATGGTTCTCGTTTATTTTTCCGTGAGCCAAATTTTAACAGTTATGGGGTGTTAAATGTTCGTGAAGAATTTTCTCAAAAATATCCCAATACCGTTAAAAAAGTGCTGATTGCCTATGAAAAAGCTCGAAAATGGTCGGTACAAAATAAAGCTCAATTACAGGATGTTTTAGAGAAAGAATCTAAACTTAGTCCTGCGGTGGCGGCTAAACAATTAGAACGCACGAATTTAAAAGATTCCCGTATTGGTGATGCTCAGAAAAAGGTAATTATTGCTTCGGGTAATGTGCTGAAAAGAAGTGGAGTCATTCCTAATTCAGTAGATGTTCCAAAAACTACTAATAGTCTGATTAATCCCCAATATCGCAATAGTATTTAA
- a CDS encoding ISKra4 family transposase (programmed frameshift): protein MLSENEKRIQELCQELGECLYQQSQVKTFNNLGEIEETVRDLMIQYVNPEIGNFFVKTSTEETTGRIRTVKSILGELPITEKQAKKLELKPRTQMSPMLEKNCLLLSGDESYEKAAKKIQSLTGIAVSHSTQQRLVHRYHFEELPSNTEVEEISIDGGKVRLRTPKGEPLIWRDYKGVSFHQLGVAAFFQDNSALLDLVNSQILAKPLICLGDGHDGIWNLFREIGQKHERIEILDWYHLIENLYKVGGSFQRIEEVKSFLWTGEVDAAISCFEGWSEPQAENFIIYLNKHKHRIVNYGYLQAEGISIGSGSVESQVKQIGHRLKITGASWNSDNVPQVLRHRCSYLNDYLF, encoded by the exons GTGTTATCAGAAAATGAAAAAAGGATTCAAGAGTTATGTCAAGAGTTGGGAGAATGTCTCTATCAACAATCTCAAGTTAAAACATTTAATAATTTGGGCGAAATAGAGGAGACTGTCAGAGACTTAATGATTCAGTATGTCAACCCAGAAATAGGTA ATTTTTTTGTCAAAACAAGTACCGAGGAAACCACAGGTCGGATACGAACAGTAAAAAGTATTTTGGGGGAATTGCCCATTACAGAAAAACAAGCGAAGAAATTAGAACTAAAGCCTCGAACTCAGATGAGTCCAATGTTAGAGAAGAACTGTTTGCTACTGAGTGGCGATGAGTCTTATGAAAAAGCAGCTAAGAAAATCCAATCATTGACGGGAATTGCTGTTTCTCACAGTACGCAACAACGCCTTGTACATCGCTATCATTTTGAAGAATTACCCTCTAACACAGAAGTCGAAGAAATTAGCATAGATGGTGGGAAGGTACGACTCAGAACTCCCAAGGGAGAACCCTTAATTTGGCGTGATTATAAAGGAGTCAGTTTTCATCAATTGGGGGTAGCTGCCTTTTTTCAAGATAACTCGGCTTTATTAGATTTGGTTAATTCTCAAATTTTGGCTAAGCCTTTAATTTGTTTGGGAGATGGACATGATGGTATCTGGAACTTATTTCGTGAGATAGGACAGAAACATGAGCGAATTGAAATTTTGGACTGGTATCACTTAATTGAAAACCTCTATAAAGTTGGGGGGTCATTCCAGCGAATTGAGGAGGTCAAGTCTTTTCTTTGGACGGGTGAAGTGGATGCCGCTATCTCCTGTTTTGAGGGATGGTCAGAGCCTCAAGCTGAGAATTTTATCATTTATTTAAACAAGCATAAACATCGGATTGTCAATTATGGTTATTTGCAGGCAGAGGGCATTTCCATTGGCTCTGGCTCTGTCGAATCTCAAGTTAAACAAATTGGTCATCGTCTTAAAATTACTGGTGCGAGTTGGAATTCTGACAATGTACCACAAGTCCTTCGTCATCGCTGTTCCTATTTAAATGATTACCTTTTTTGA
- a CDS encoding IS4 family transposase: MARQHPRRKGNPDLRRKTNQPGVEIPEITKELFELLEPTMFTPLKYLQGTHEKMMRDRVLNLPVMVALVLSIVYRQIAGISEAVRLLEEEGLLWVASLKVSKQAVSKRMMNVPAEIFAILLKGVLEKAAEKGKKLQVGEKWEKIREKFSAVWIADGSTLEQIRKNMKISKEEKSKLGGKIMMVVEAFTQRPVTLWYTENDKSNDKIWCKELAAKLPENGLILVDMGFFSFVWFDLLTEAKKFFLTRFRAGTSYKTKQVLSQGSHYRDEIIIMGNYRSNPCKHPVRLVSVLWGTIWYQYLTNVLSPEQLSAEEVCDLYRRRWTIEEAFLLTKRLLGLAYLWVGNKNGVQIQIICTLIFYTVLNQLVGEVAIALNQPKEKISVEMVFRSLYYVAKAIARGEKPDTVTYLAERAKLFGLVKAERKRHREKAALNQQIWEPIPLS, encoded by the coding sequence ATGGCAAGACAACATCCTCGGAGAAAAGGAAACCCAGACTTACGTCGTAAGACAAATCAGCCAGGGGTAGAAATCCCTGAAATAACAAAAGAGTTGTTTGAATTACTAGAACCCACAATGTTTACACCATTAAAATATTTACAGGGAACTCATGAGAAAATGATGAGAGATAGGGTATTAAATTTACCAGTAATGGTGGCATTAGTGTTAAGTATAGTGTATCGTCAAATAGCGGGTATAAGTGAAGCGGTAAGACTGTTAGAGGAAGAGGGATTGCTATGGGTAGCATCATTAAAAGTAAGCAAACAGGCAGTATCAAAAAGAATGATGAATGTGCCAGCCGAAATATTTGCAATATTACTAAAAGGAGTGTTAGAAAAAGCAGCCGAAAAAGGGAAGAAGCTCCAAGTAGGAGAAAAATGGGAAAAAATAAGAGAAAAGTTTAGTGCAGTGTGGATAGCAGATGGCTCAACGCTAGAGCAGATAAGGAAAAATATGAAAATAAGTAAAGAAGAAAAGAGTAAATTGGGGGGTAAAATAATGATGGTAGTGGAAGCCTTTACCCAAAGACCCGTTACTTTATGGTACACAGAAAATGATAAATCAAATGATAAAATATGGTGTAAAGAATTGGCAGCTAAATTACCAGAAAATGGTTTAATTCTCGTAGATATGGGATTTTTTAGCTTTGTGTGGTTTGATTTGTTAACAGAAGCTAAAAAGTTTTTTCTAACCAGATTTAGAGCGGGTACATCTTACAAAACCAAACAAGTATTGTCTCAAGGTAGTCATTACAGAGATGAGATTATCATTATGGGAAATTACCGTTCTAATCCTTGCAAGCATCCGGTGAGATTAGTCTCAGTATTATGGGGAACAATCTGGTATCAGTATTTAACAAATGTGTTGTCTCCCGAACAACTGTCCGCCGAAGAGGTCTGTGATTTATATCGAAGACGATGGACAATCGAAGAAGCCTTTTTATTAACGAAAAGACTTTTAGGACTAGCCTATTTATGGGTAGGTAATAAGAATGGTGTCCAAATCCAGATTATTTGCACTTTGATTTTCTATACGGTCTTAAATCAATTGGTAGGGGAAGTGGCGATTGCTCTAAATCAACCGAAAGAAAAAATCTCAGTAGAGATGGTGTTTCGGAGTCTATACTATGTAGCGAAGGCTATTGCTAGAGGAGAAAAGCCTGATACAGTAACCTATCTGGCTGAACGTGCTAAGTTATTTGGTTTGGTCAAAGCTGAGAGAAAGCGACATCGAGAAAAGGCCGCTCTCAATCAACAAATTTGGGAACCCATTCCTTTAAGTTGA
- a CDS encoding transposase: MQLCQRLEQILENLRPAFSREATYQWFILLAWGVVLNSQPSAITSYVNALGLTESYYHQALHWFESKAFNVKGLTLGWSKWVSQHENLYRIKEKRVYVGDGIKVGKEGRKMPGVKRLHQESGNVAKPEWIRGHYFNALSVLVGAGKACFALPLVLRLDDGIKSKATAKEGKKGSKKEKTTLVTKMGELCTTYAEAGSYVILDAYFACGAVLKSFRQNALHLITRVRCSTVAYAPFSSVPTLRGKGRPRLWGSSIKLESLFALVEDFPTAKVWLYGQQVSVSYQCFEFHWDSPHQLVKFVLTQLPNGQRLILLSTDLCLTGPEIIAAYGLRFKIEVTFRQLIHLLGGFAYRFWLKALPTGVTFS; this comes from the coding sequence ATGCAACTATGTCAGCGACTAGAGCAAATCCTAGAGAATCTCCGTCCCGCCTTTAGCCGAGAAGCAACGTACCAATGGTTTATCCTATTAGCCTGGGGAGTAGTGCTCAACAGCCAACCGAGCGCAATAACAAGCTATGTCAATGCCTTAGGGTTAACAGAGAGCTACTACCATCAGGCACTACATTGGTTTGAATCCAAGGCATTTAACGTCAAAGGACTGACCTTGGGATGGTCGAAGTGGGTAAGTCAGCATGAAAATCTATATCGAATCAAGGAAAAACGAGTGTATGTGGGGGATGGAATCAAAGTGGGGAAAGAAGGGCGCAAGATGCCAGGGGTAAAACGACTACACCAAGAATCCGGAAATGTGGCGAAGCCAGAATGGATAAGGGGGCATTACTTCAATGCCTTGAGTGTTTTGGTGGGAGCAGGAAAAGCCTGCTTTGCCTTGCCCTTAGTGTTGCGGCTAGACGATGGCATCAAGTCCAAAGCAACGGCAAAGGAAGGGAAAAAAGGCAGCAAAAAAGAGAAGACTACTCTAGTCACGAAAATGGGGGAGCTTTGCACTACCTACGCAGAGGCGGGAAGCTATGTGATTTTGGATGCTTACTTCGCTTGTGGAGCAGTGCTCAAAAGTTTTCGCCAAAATGCCTTGCATCTCATCACCCGAGTGCGTTGCTCTACAGTGGCATATGCTCCCTTTTCTTCCGTTCCGACCTTGAGGGGGAAAGGACGACCACGGCTTTGGGGGAGTTCAATAAAACTAGAAAGCCTGTTTGCTCTTGTGGAGGATTTTCCCACCGCTAAAGTCTGGCTCTATGGTCAACAAGTCTCCGTTTCTTATCAGTGCTTTGAGTTCCACTGGGATAGTCCCCATCAGCTCGTTAAGTTTGTCCTCACCCAATTGCCCAACGGACAAAGACTGATTCTGCTTTCTACTGACCTCTGTTTGACTGGACCTGAGATTATTGCCGCTTACGGTCTCCGATTTAAGATTGAAGTCACTTTTCGTCAATTAATCCATCTTTTGGGCGGCTTTGCCTATCGTTTTTGGCTTAAGGCTCTTCCTACGGGCGTGACCTTTAGTTGA
- a CDS encoding type II toxin-antitoxin system VapC family toxin produces the protein MTLCDTNIIIEFYKNNGKVVNELRHIGISQLAISVITQAELYYGAINKLELRKIRKHLEILTIFPVDIVVSTKFIELMETYSLSHKLSIPDALIASTALVYNLDLYTLNLKDFRFIEGLNLYSGNF, from the coding sequence ATGACTTTATGTGATACCAATATTATCATTGAGTTTTATAAAAACAATGGCAAAGTTGTTAATGAGCTTCGTCACATTGGCATTAGTCAGTTAGCAATTAGTGTTATTACTCAAGCTGAATTGTATTATGGTGCTATCAATAAATTAGAATTACGAAAAATCAGAAAGCATCTAGAAATCCTCACCATTTTTCCAGTTGACATTGTTGTATCTACAAAATTTATTGAATTAATGGAGACTTATTCTCTAAGTCATAAATTATCTATTCCCGACGCTTTAATTGCTTCCACTGCATTAGTTTACAATCTTGATTTATACACATTAAATCTTAAAGATTTTCGCTTTATTGAAGGTTTAAATTTGTATTCTGGAAATTTTTAA
- a CDS encoding BrnA antitoxin family protein, with protein MNANKFSSLSKSSTDAQIGEFWDTHDFTDFDTDAPDIEFEVAYSVPLEVDLFSEIEKQAQQRGVEVEALVNLWLRQKLSEQAMG; from the coding sequence ATGAACGCAAATAAATTTAGTAGTCTTTCCAAGTCAAGTACTGATGCACAAATTGGTGAATTTTGGGATACCCATGATTTTACTGATTTTGACACTGATGCTCCTGATATTGAGTTTGAGGTCGCTTATTCTGTCCCCCTTGAGGTCGATTTGTTTAGTGAAATTGAGAAACAAGCTCAACAAAGAGGAGTTGAGGTTGAAGCCCTGGTGAATCTTTGGTTACGACAAAAGCTTTCTGAACAAGCGATGGGTTAA
- a CDS encoding BrnT family toxin codes for MKIESIVCPEYIEEKLQVKHGVTRHEAEQVLHNFPRFRFVEKGHTVGENVYVAFGQTIEGRYLSVFFIYKPEARTAIIVSTRDMSRKERKAYERK; via the coding sequence ATGAAAATTGAGTCCATTGTCTGTCCCGAATACATTGAAGAGAAACTTCAGGTAAAACATGGGGTTACACGCCATGAGGCTGAACAGGTTTTGCACAATTTTCCTCGCTTTCGCTTTGTTGAAAAAGGTCATACGGTCGGAGAAAATGTCTATGTCGCATTTGGACAAACAATTGAGGGCCGATATTTATCCGTATTCTTTATTTACAAACCAGAAGCAAGAACGGCTATTATTGTTAGTACCCGTGATATGAGCAGGAAGGAGCGCAAGGCTTATGAACGCAAATAA